In endosymbiont of unidentified scaly snail isolate Monju, the following are encoded in one genomic region:
- a CDS encoding transglutaminase-like cysteine peptidase produces MSAIARTLPPLSVEAAAIRWWLAAVLACLLTWAGSQSQVLMFNEALYRWVEQEYGSEARLRVERLQRLVETHLNDAEIDKIRVVNRFFNQVRYDEDDVLWDQKDYWATPFEVLGLNAADCEDYALSKYFTLVSMGVPEERLRITYVKAVEIGRAHMVLAYYPTPDAEPFILDNLIDRIEPASKRTDLVPVYSFNGADLWLAVNRVEGRKVGGSDRIKRWQAFQKKLRQQMGAHS; encoded by the coding sequence ATGAGTGCGATCGCCCGAACCCTGCCGCCATTGTCCGTGGAGGCCGCTGCCATTCGCTGGTGGCTGGCGGCGGTCCTGGCGTGCCTGCTCACCTGGGCGGGTTCCCAGTCGCAGGTGCTGATGTTCAACGAGGCACTGTACCGCTGGGTGGAGCAGGAGTATGGCAGCGAGGCGCGCCTGCGGGTCGAGCGGCTGCAACGCCTGGTCGAGACCCATCTCAATGATGCCGAGATCGACAAGATCCGGGTGGTGAACCGGTTCTTCAACCAGGTACGGTACGATGAGGACGACGTGCTCTGGGATCAGAAGGACTACTGGGCCACGCCGTTCGAGGTGCTGGGCCTGAATGCGGCCGATTGCGAGGATTATGCGCTGTCGAAGTATTTCACCCTGGTGAGCATGGGGGTCCCGGAGGAACGCTTGCGCATCACCTATGTCAAGGCGGTGGAGATCGGGCGGGCCCACATGGTGCTGGCCTATTATCCGACACCGGATGCCGAACCCTTCATCCTGGACAACCTGATCGATCGCATCGAACCGGCCAGCAAGCGTACCGACCTGGTACCGGTCTACAGCTTCAACGGCGCCGACCTGTGGCTGGCGGTCAACCGGGTCGAGGGACGCAAGGTCGGTGGCTCCGACCGGATCAAGCGCTGGCAGGCGTTTCAGAAGAAGCTGCGCCAGCAGATGGGAGCACATTCATGA
- a CDS encoding response regulator, translating to MSHTPRLLIVDDEPLNIEILLEYLEDGGYELDTAEDGQEAWEKLEAAPDYYDVVILDRMMPRMNGMEVLSRIKAHPVMQSIPVILQTALAAHDEILEGIQAGAWYYLTKPFEEDLLRSVLGTAIEDRMRYRRMQEESSMASRTFGLLHEARFRFRTLESARDLATMLANACPQPGKVVIGLSELLINAVEHGNLGITYDEKSVLREEHRWEEEVTSRLQDPVLGAREVEVCYLRGDEAIEITITDEGDGFDWQAYLDMDPARAFDTHGRGIAMSRMISFERLEYRGCGNEVVAIIELAEG from the coding sequence ATGAGTCATACACCCCGCTTGTTGATCGTCGATGATGAGCCGCTCAATATCGAGATTCTGCTGGAATATCTCGAGGATGGCGGCTACGAACTGGATACCGCCGAGGACGGTCAGGAGGCCTGGGAAAAGCTGGAGGCCGCACCCGATTACTATGACGTGGTCATTCTCGATCGCATGATGCCGCGCATGAACGGCATGGAAGTGCTCTCGCGCATCAAGGCACACCCGGTGATGCAGAGTATTCCGGTGATCCTGCAGACCGCGCTGGCCGCGCACGACGAGATCCTCGAGGGTATCCAGGCCGGCGCCTGGTACTACCTCACCAAGCCCTTCGAGGAGGACCTGCTGCGCAGCGTGCTGGGTACCGCCATCGAGGACCGCATGCGTTACCGGCGCATGCAGGAAGAGTCGAGCATGGCCAGCCGCACCTTCGGGCTGTTGCACGAGGCACGCTTCCGGTTTCGTACCCTGGAGTCGGCGCGCGACCTCGCGACCATGCTCGCCAATGCCTGTCCGCAACCCGGCAAGGTGGTGATCGGCCTGTCCGAACTGCTGATCAACGCGGTCGAACACGGCAACCTGGGTATCACCTACGACGAGAAGAGCGTGCTGCGCGAGGAGCACCGTTGGGAAGAAGAAGTGACTTCCCGCCTGCAAGATCCGGTACTCGGGGCCAGGGAGGTCGAGGTCTGTTACCTGCGCGGTGACGAGGCCATCGAGATCACCATCACCGACGAAGGCGATGGATTCGACTGGCAGGCCTACCTCGATATGGACCCTGCCCGTGCCTTCGATACTCACGGACGCGGCATCGCCATGTCGCGCATGATCAGCTTCGAGCGCCTCGAGTATCGCGGGTGTGGCAACGAGGTGGTCGCCATCATCGAACTGGCCGAGGGCTGA
- a CDS encoding PAS domain-containing sensor histidine kinase has translation MEVSRIGEDTSRTESHRSGDADRCAEVEQLRAQVEQLTAAGTELVSTQTRMQSLLHNASDAIILFEGDGTIGLFNRAAEHLFDVAEIEVLYQKGEQLFDLPEEFAGNVPAYLSYHVRNTPDQYANPLVALRSSGERRLVEVSIAEIASNDLVLFDDFAEDALEENGANSGFDAFLCILRDITERKAIDAELQAHREHLEELVEEQVREIREAKEQAERANRAKSEFLANMSHELRTPMHAILSYADFGKKKYDRAPPEKLLQYFERIHTAGSRLLEMINDLLDLAKAEAGRLEYHLQETRLDEVIRPVLEEYEALAASKGLRLVYESEADLPPCLMDPERIGQVVRNYLSNAFKFSPRGGTVTLRVRRATLTAGEATIPALELAVCDQGCGIPEGELEQVFDKFVQSSGSPKDMGGTGLGLAICREIAEAHGARVWAENAPGGGARFYLCLPIE, from the coding sequence ATGGAAGTCAGCCGAATCGGCGAGGACACCTCACGTACCGAATCGCATCGATCCGGAGACGCCGACCGCTGCGCGGAAGTGGAGCAGCTGCGTGCCCAGGTCGAGCAACTGACCGCCGCCGGCACCGAGCTGGTCAGTACCCAGACACGCATGCAGTCGCTGCTGCACAATGCCTCGGATGCCATCATCCTCTTCGAGGGGGATGGCACCATTGGCTTGTTCAACCGCGCCGCCGAGCACCTGTTCGACGTGGCCGAGATCGAGGTGCTCTACCAGAAAGGCGAGCAGCTGTTCGACCTGCCCGAAGAATTCGCCGGCAACGTACCGGCCTATCTCTCGTACCACGTGCGCAACACGCCCGACCAGTACGCGAATCCGCTGGTGGCATTGCGGTCCTCGGGTGAGCGCCGCCTGGTGGAAGTGTCGATTGCCGAGATCGCCAGCAATGACCTGGTGTTGTTCGACGACTTTGCCGAGGATGCCCTCGAAGAGAACGGGGCGAACAGTGGCTTCGATGCCTTTCTGTGCATCCTGCGTGACATCACCGAGCGCAAGGCCATCGACGCGGAACTGCAGGCCCACCGCGAGCACCTGGAAGAACTGGTCGAGGAGCAGGTGCGCGAGATCCGAGAGGCCAAGGAGCAGGCCGAGCGCGCCAACCGGGCCAAGTCGGAGTTTCTGGCGAACATGTCGCACGAGCTGCGTACACCCATGCATGCCATCCTCAGCTATGCCGATTTCGGCAAGAAGAAATACGACCGAGCGCCGCCCGAGAAGCTGTTGCAGTATTTCGAGCGGATCCATACTGCCGGCTCGCGCCTGCTGGAGATGATCAACGACCTGCTGGATCTGGCCAAGGCCGAGGCGGGCCGCCTGGAATATCATCTGCAGGAGACGCGGCTGGATGAGGTGATTCGTCCGGTACTGGAAGAGTACGAAGCCCTGGCGGCCAGCAAGGGATTGCGCCTGGTCTACGAGTCGGAAGCCGATCTGCCCCCCTGCCTCATGGATCCGGAACGCATCGGCCAGGTAGTGCGCAACTACCTGTCCAATGCCTTCAAGTTCTCGCCGCGGGGTGGGACGGTCACCTTGAGGGTGCGTCGCGCTACCCTGACGGCCGGAGAGGCAACGATCCCGGCGCTCGAGTTGGCGGTGTGTGACCAGGGGTGTGGAATCCCCGAAGGCGAGTTGGAACAGGTCTTCGACAAGTTCGTGCAGAGCAGCGGCAGCCCCAAGGACATGGGGGGGACCGGTCTGGGGCTGGCGATCTGTCGTGAAATTGCCGAGGCGCACGGCGCTCGGGTCTGGGCCGAGAACGCCCCTGGCGGTGGGGCGCGGTTCTACCTGTGCCTGCCGATAGAGTAA
- a CDS encoding proline--tRNA ligase, with protein MRVSRFPLQTLKEVPADAEIPSHRLMLRAGMIRKLASGLYTWLPLGLRVLRKVETIVREEMDRAGALEVLMPAVQPAELWEESGRWYKYGSELLRFEDRHGRPFCFGPTHEEIITDLARNELRSYRQLPVNFYQIQTKFRDERRPRFGVMRAREFLMKDAYSFHLDDESLAETYEVMHATYCRIFERCGLEYRPVEADTGSIGGRASHEFHVLAETGEDDIALSDGGYAANVELAEALAPGEAPEAPTEEKRLVDTPNARTIDELVEQFDVPIERTLKTLIVRAAEDADAELVALVLRGDHELNEIKAIKHPLVADPLVMADEEAIRAAVGASPGSLGPIDLPMPVIVDRAAAVASDFTCGANQDGKHWFGVNWERDLPLPEVADLRKVVEGDPAPDGSGPLRIVKGIEVGHIFQLGRTYSEKMNATVLDENGKSVVMTMGCYGIGVSRVVGAAIEQHHDDRGILWPTALAPFELALIPMQMHKSETVREAAERLYAELRAAGIDVLFDDRDARPGVMFADAELIGIPHRVVVGERGLKNGEVEYRARTAEENEMIPLERFVDFIRERIERERNQGE; from the coding sequence ATGCGCGTATCCCGATTCCCCCTGCAGACCCTGAAAGAAGTCCCGGCCGACGCCGAGATCCCCAGCCACCGCCTGATGCTGCGCGCGGGCATGATCCGCAAGCTGGCCTCCGGCCTGTACACCTGGCTGCCCCTGGGCCTGCGCGTACTGCGTAAGGTAGAGACCATCGTGCGCGAGGAAATGGACCGCGCTGGCGCCCTCGAGGTGTTGATGCCCGCGGTGCAGCCCGCCGAGCTGTGGGAGGAGTCCGGTCGCTGGTACAAGTACGGCAGCGAACTGCTGCGCTTCGAGGATCGGCACGGCCGCCCGTTCTGCTTCGGCCCCACCCACGAAGAGATCATCACCGACCTGGCACGCAACGAGCTGCGCAGTTACCGCCAGCTGCCGGTCAACTTCTACCAGATCCAGACCAAGTTCCGCGACGAACGCCGCCCGCGCTTCGGCGTGATGCGCGCCCGCGAGTTCCTGATGAAGGACGCCTATTCCTTCCACCTGGACGACGAATCCCTGGCCGAGACCTACGAGGTGATGCACGCCACCTACTGTCGCATCTTCGAGCGCTGTGGCCTGGAGTACCGTCCCGTCGAGGCGGATACCGGCAGCATCGGCGGCCGTGCCTCGCACGAGTTCCACGTGCTGGCCGAGACCGGGGAGGACGACATCGCCCTGTCCGACGGCGGCTACGCGGCCAACGTCGAGCTGGCCGAGGCCCTGGCGCCCGGGGAGGCCCCGGAGGCACCGACCGAGGAAAAACGCCTGGTCGACACCCCGAACGCGCGCACCATCGACGAACTGGTCGAGCAGTTCGACGTGCCGATCGAGCGCACCCTCAAGACCCTGATCGTGCGCGCCGCCGAGGACGCCGATGCCGAACTGGTGGCACTGGTGCTGCGCGGCGATCACGAGCTCAACGAGATCAAGGCCATCAAGCACCCGCTGGTGGCCGACCCGCTGGTGATGGCCGACGAAGAGGCGATCCGCGCCGCGGTCGGCGCCAGCCCCGGCTCGCTGGGCCCGATCGACCTGCCGATGCCGGTGATCGTGGACCGCGCCGCAGCGGTGGCCAGCGACTTCACCTGCGGCGCCAACCAGGACGGCAAGCACTGGTTCGGCGTGAACTGGGAGCGCGACCTGCCGTTGCCCGAGGTGGCCGACCTGCGCAAGGTGGTCGAGGGCGATCCCGCGCCCGACGGCAGCGGCCCGCTGCGCATCGTCAAGGGCATCGAGGTCGGACACATCTTCCAGCTCGGTCGCACCTACAGCGAGAAGATGAACGCCACCGTGCTCGACGAAAACGGCAAGTCGGTGGTGATGACCATGGGCTGCTACGGCATCGGCGTCTCGCGCGTGGTCGGCGCGGCCATCGAGCAGCACCACGACGACCGCGGCATCCTCTGGCCGACCGCGCTGGCACCCTTCGAACTGGCGCTGATCCCCATGCAGATGCACAAGTCCGAGACCGTGCGCGAAGCGGCCGAGCGGCTCTACGCCGAGCTACGGGCCGCGGGCATCGACGTGCTGTTCGACGACCGCGACGCCCGCCCGGGTGTGATGTTCGCCGATGCCGAGTTGATCGGCATCCCCCACCGCGTGGTGGTGGGCGAGCGCGGCCTGAAGAACGGCGAGGTGGAATACCGTGCGCGGACTGCCGAAGAAAACGAAATGATCCCGCTGGAACGCTTCGTGGACTTCATCCGCGAACGCATCGAGCGTGAACGCAATCAGGGGGAGTGA
- a CDS encoding DUF3501 family protein yields MKHQLTRDDLYSLEQYAEVRPDFRARVMAHKQDRRVPIGPNATLYFEDALTMQYQIQEMLRIERIFEAEGIQEELDAYNPLIPDGSNWKATFMMEYPDENERREQLKRLLGIEKHVWIQIGDLPRVTPIADEDLEREDEEKTSSVHFLRFELTPEMVEAVKKGAPVAMGIDHPNYTYTVEQIPENVRKSLVNDLD; encoded by the coding sequence ATGAAACACCAACTGACGCGGGACGATCTCTACAGCCTGGAACAGTACGCCGAGGTACGCCCCGACTTCCGTGCCCGGGTGATGGCCCACAAGCAGGACCGGCGGGTGCCCATTGGCCCCAATGCCACCCTGTACTTCGAAGACGCCCTGACCATGCAGTATCAGATCCAGGAGATGCTGCGTATCGAGCGTATCTTCGAGGCCGAGGGCATCCAGGAAGAACTCGATGCCTACAACCCGCTGATCCCCGACGGCAGCAACTGGAAGGCGACCTTCATGATGGAGTACCCCGACGAGAACGAGCGTCGGGAACAGCTCAAGCGTCTGCTGGGCATCGAGAAGCACGTCTGGATACAGATCGGCGACCTGCCGCGGGTCACCCCCATCGCCGATGAGGACCTGGAGCGCGAGGACGAGGAGAAGACCTCCTCGGTGCATTTCCTGCGCTTCGAACTCACGCCGGAAATGGTCGAGGCGGTAAAGAAGGGCGCGCCGGTGGCCATGGGTATCGACCACCCCAACTACACCTACACGGTCGAACAGATCCCCGAGAACGTGCGCAAATCGTTGGTCAACGATCTCGATTGA
- the fabA gene encoding 3-hydroxyacyl-[acyl-carrier-protein] dehydratase FabA, which produces MSRQESFDREALLRCGHGEMFGPGNAQLPVPPMLMMDRINLISDEGGKYDKGQIIAELDIRPDLWFFDCHFPGDPVMPGCLGLDAMWQCVGFFLAWIGNPGHGRALGVGEVKFTGQVLPTAKKVTYYLDMKRVISRKLVLGIADGRMEVDGRQIYEANDLRVGLFTSTEGF; this is translated from the coding sequence ATGAGCAGACAAGAAAGTTTCGATCGCGAGGCGCTGCTGCGCTGCGGCCACGGCGAGATGTTCGGCCCGGGCAATGCCCAGTTGCCGGTGCCCCCCATGTTGATGATGGACCGAATCAACCTGATCTCGGACGAGGGCGGCAAGTACGACAAGGGCCAGATCATCGCCGAACTCGACATCCGGCCCGATCTCTGGTTCTTCGATTGCCACTTTCCCGGCGACCCGGTGATGCCCGGCTGCCTGGGCCTGGACGCCATGTGGCAGTGCGTGGGTTTCTTCCTGGCCTGGATCGGCAACCCCGGCCACGGTCGCGCACTGGGCGTGGGCGAGGTGAAATTCACCGGCCAGGTGCTGCCGACGGCGAAGAAGGTCACCTACTATCTGGACATGAAGCGGGTGATCTCGCGCAAGCTGGTGCTGGGCATCGCCGATGGCCGCATGGAAGTGGACGGTCGCCAGATCTACGAAGCCAACGACCTGCGCGTGGGCCTGTTCACCTCGACCGAGGGATTCTGA